The genomic segment GTGTGGATTAGATACACGGGTGGGCTCAGAGAAAGTCGTGCCCTCCTGgtagtttgaattacttttatggggcatttcttcagGGTTTCCTCTGGCCGATCATCTTGCATTGCCTGGTTCCGAGTTCCTCTTTGGTTTATCCCAGGATCCTCTCATGTGTACCCaagcatctcttagccaagatggattccagcaaaGAGGGCTATGGGTAGGAGTTGACATCACTTACTGAGATGACGCCCCCTTCCTTTTGACCTCAAAGGAGCCTTTCTGCGCATGTGTAGTGGGGAAAGTCTACTTGACTTGGAGAATAAAGAATGTGTGGTCTGTCTTTTATCTGGGCAGGTCCAGCTCATCTCTCTCCCGCTATTTTGATGGATATTTTGAACAGGGGAGAAGCCAGCTGTTCACCCTGGGGCCCATCTAGCTCTTGCCTCATGCTTTTTGAAATCTGGAGGTGGTATAGAAAGAAAGCTGGATTTTGAGCTTGGTAACTGTCCTCAAACTCTGAGCTGCAAGACTCAGAACGGAGGGGCCCCTGCCTCCCAGCTGGGCTGTTGCCCCAGGCCACACCCTCCAGGCGGCGCAGGCTCGCTTGCACACCCACCTCTGCCACCCCCATCCCCGCCCTGTCTTCTCTCCGCCCGTCGTCTAGTTGGTGGTTTGGAGTGAAGAGCAGCTGCTGCTTCCAGTCCCGGAGCTCCAGGCGGTGTCAGTGTCTTGGAAAGATACTGGTGTCCCCTGGGACCTCAGCCCTGGGCCAGACCCTCTAGGGGCTCTCCTGGCCGGGAGGGATCCTAAACCCCTGGCCCCAGATCTGCAGCTGCCCTGGTGAAACCCCACGTGCAGTTTGACCCAGAGATCGGGGTCAAACTTATTTTCCAAATCCCAAAATTTGATGTGAGAATCCCATGGTCCGGCCTCTTGTGGGAAGTCTGGGTCCAACTCCGCCTGGATCTGGGAAGCAATCCCACTACCTCTTGACAGGCCTGGCCCCACATCTGGGGCTTTCTGGCCCACCTCCCCATTTACCTGTGCTGGACTTGATTATTTCTGAGCTCATACCTGACACTTCTCTAACCCAGACCCCcgccctgcaaaaaaaaaaaaaaaaaaaaagctccttcCCAAACGGGTACATATCCTTTTTCCAGAGGAGGTGGACCAACTATTTCCACACCTCCCAAAAATTCTAGAGTGTTCCAGACGCCCTCCCTGTCTCCACCCTCCTTGAGGCTCCATCCTCAACCCgggctcccctccccccaccggcACGGAAACGGTGGAACAAGCTGTTCTCACATCCTCTCCTGGCGCCTGTGACACACACCAACTTCCAACACCCCACAACTCACACACGCCAGCCTGTGCTCTCGCCCGAACTGTGCCCTGCGCGTCCCTTCCCCGGCTTGCCCCAgttttctgcttcctctgcctgttGCCCCCCCTCTCCCCACAACCCAAGCAGGCGCCCCTGTCCCCGCCCCCAGCTTCTCCCTCAGCCTCCCACCCCACTTCTGGCTCTCCCCTCACCCAGCCTTTGAATCCTTTCGTGCCTTTGGCGCTCTCCAGATTTTTCTATTGTCTCCCTCAGTTCTTGACGCCCTCTTCCCTGTGAAGTCTCATCTCTGTATCTTTGTCCTGGGACTTTGCCTGTCCTGGATGCTGACTTCATCTGTTTCCCCAAGTGTACCTCCTCTCTCAttccctcttcccctctcctctctgaTGGGCCCTGGTTCTCCGCCTTCCCTCGcagaatctcttctgcttctctctccaaATCACTActtcctcctttctctgtctctccccatgCGTCTGCTattttttattactgttatttcCTCTCTCCCACTAAATCTCCATCTCGTCTGTTCTCTTCCCCCATAATTCCTGTGGCTCCTTCATCCGCATCTCTCTCCCAGATCTATGTCTTCCTTCTCCTGctcttttttctgattttctaaaAATGTGTGACTCTCATAGCTGTCTCTTTCCTGACCGTTCTTGTGTCCTGGTTCTCActcttcacctcacctcacccaaGTCTGTCTTTCACCTGACATCCCTGAATCTTCACTGCCCTTTCCTTTGGCCCTTCCTATCTGTCCTTGGCCCCACAGTGGGGATGGGGAGCTCCAGGGGATGTCTGGTCCTAGGGTGAGGCCCTAGGCGGGTCCCCCTGCTCCCTCCTGTAGCCCGGAGGGGAGGGTGTCTTCATCTCtccatcccttcccttccccccgTCACTGCTTCCCGCTGCAGCTGCAGCAGTCGGTTGCCAGGGCAACCACAGCTGGCTGGGTGGGAGCCCCCTCTTCCCCATCCCCCCCTCTTCGCCTGTCTCCTCCCCTCTACCCCatcctcccctcttctcctttccagCGAGGCTGGGAGGAGCTGGGACAAAGCCAGAGAAAGGCAGGGGTGCCgaggggagctgggagggagaTGGAGGTAGGGGCCCCACTCCAGCTGTTCACCTCCTTTGCTTCTCCCCTCACGAGGCCCCAAAGCAGCCTGGAGAATGAAGCCGACGCCGTGGGCAGAGGGGTCAGCCCCACTTTAATACACAGAACAAGTTAATTCACAGCAGAGGCAGGCAATAAAGGAGACTCGTTAACAAGGGGGGGTGGGCACGCCTGGACTGGGGGGAGACTCCCCCAAGTCCACCACTTCTCCCACTTGCAGTCTcgatttccctttttttttttaaaacccgaacaacaaacacacacaaccaCAAGAAACAACCACGCCCCCTCGCGACCCGAAAGTGGCCAGCgagggtggcaggggtggggcgggCAGAGGAAGGGGGAGAATCTAGTCCGTTGCAAAGTCTGTGCTTCTCATTCCAGCAGACGCTGGGCAGGGGCCCGCCTCGCCCCACCGGCGACGGCCAGCCAAGGCCGGCAGGCACGGAGTGGGCACAGGCGGGCAGGGCTCTGGGGGAGGGAGCAGGAACGGAATTCAAAACCATGGTTCACGTCATCATGCAGTATCCACGGTGGGCACCGAGAGGGGGTGAGGGGTGGACACCACACCCCCCGGCCCGGGGCACAAGGAAGGGATGGTGCCCGTcttgggtggggaggtgggacagCTGTAactccaggggctggggggaggggccgCCAGGCAGGACGCTGGCGTAGACTGGTGCCCAGTAGATGCGCTCAGCAGTGCCCCCTCCACCCAGCCAGACCTTATAGGACTCTTTGTtatatattaatttctttctttttttttttttaagtttttgactttttctttagaaaaaggcTTTGTCCATGCCCCTAGCCGGCATCCACCACCCCTCGTGCCCGCCTAGAGGCGGGGTATGGCTTTGAGGGGAGCAGAAGGCCCTGGTACCCATTTGCCAAGGgggtgaggaaggaggaggaagggagaggaccCTGCTGGGCCCACCAACCCACAGGGCAAACATTCCACTTGCACAGAGGGGAGGGGGTGGCCCGGCCCCCTCTCTgactccccccgcccctcccactGTGGGGCATTAAGGatggggagagagtggaggagctcCGAGAGGAGAGGCAGGTAGACAGGCATCACCCCAGAGGTCCGGGCGAGCCAGAGCCAGGCCTAGGTGAGGGTGATGTAGGCAGACGCCTTCTCTTTCAGGTGCCGAAGACAGAGGTGACAACTCCAGCTCCCTGTGGGGCGGGCAGAGGACAGGGAGTTGGGTCGGGTTTGGGCagggctgcccccacccccacccccatgtcagaccctcctcctctctcacctTCTGGGGGCTCCGCCATGGGAGGACTCAGGCAGTACATGTGGTAACCCCGATCGCAGTCGTCACAAAACAGCAGCTGGTCCTGGGGGGTGAGACCCGCCCAGCTGGCACCCTGGGGCACGGGCACCAGAaaccggggtggggggcgggggcaggggccaggtcaaaggggctgggggaggtgtCTTCTTGCAAGACACAAAGGGCTCTGAGAAGGTCATCTTTGCAAAACCCTGCTGGGCCACACCAAACGCCCTTGAGGACCATCAGTTTGTCGTTTGTAGTCTGGGTTTTATAGGATTCTGTGGGACACTGAAAACGACACTGAGATGGACTGGAAGCCATGGGTTCAGGTCCCAGCAGAACCATGTCCCTAGCTGGGTGACCTCGGGCAAGTGTATTCCCCTCTCTGAGCGCGGTGTCTTCTCTGTGAAGTGGGAACAAGAGCACCTACCTCAGGGTGGTTGGGAGCACTCAGAGAGTGAAGAGTGTTAAGTGCCGGGTTCAATTAATGGCcactaacaataataataatacaggtTAACTGGTGTTCACGAGGGAGGGCCGGGGAAAGGCTTAGGCCCAGCTGGCGGAGGGGGCGGTGCCAGGCGGGGAGGCTGCGCGGGCAGGTCCCGGGGAGGAGCGGACGGGTACTCACGTCGTTCTCCGAGGTGCCGCACAGGCTGCAGGACTTGCACTCGATGCATTGCCAGCGGTAGGTGCGCACGGCTGCCGTCATGTTCACCGTGAACTGTAAACACGAGGGGTGTCCTGGGGGCCGAGGGGCAGGGATGCGGTTAGGGGCTGCCGCGCCCCTGGTGGCTGCTGACcctggggaagcccctgggggctcagcccccaccccctggctCACAAGGCCTGACCCCGCCCAGCCCACGGTGCCCCGCGCCTGTTCCGCAGGCAGCGCCGCCCTGGCCACCAGTCTCCTACCCGGCCACCATGGCAACCACACTCTGCTCCCCAGAACACCATGGCAACCGCATTCCATTACCCAGGGTGCTGTGGCAACCACTTTCTACCACCCACAACACCGGGGCAGCCACGTTCTGTGAACCGCTGTGCTGAGGCAGCCACATTCCATTAGCCACAGCAGAGTGGCCAACCCGTTCCCTTAACCGCAGAACGTGGCAACCACAGTCTCCCAGCCACGATGCCATGGCAACTGCCTTCCACAGAGGGGTCCCCACACCCTGGTTCCCTGCAGCCCAAGGCCATTACACACACCACAGCAACCACAACATTACCAACATGACTGTGGAGCGTGTCAACCCTCTGGTTGTCCCACCACCCAAGCGCAGACCCACAGCCACGACCCCAGGCCACCACGACACCCAATCGCCATGACAACCGTATTTCACTACCCTTAATACCATGACAACCACAATTCGTTAGCCACTGTGCTGAGCAACCACAGTCTCTTACCCCCAAGTCCACCTTGGGAAACCACATTCTATTAACCACAACTCCACGGCAAGCGCCCTCTGTTGTCCACAGCATCCAGGCGCTGCTGGCAATCCGTTACTCGCTATCACAGCCCACTACCCCCTGGTGTTTTGGCAGCTATCTTTCACTGTTCCCCATGCCAGACCCCCTGCCGGTGCCCACAATGCCATGACAACCGCGTTCCATTGTTCCCAGAGCCTCCCTGACCCCACTGAGCTCCCCACAGTCCTCAGCAGTtgagtcagctctgtgcatcCACCAGGATGCTCTGCGTCCCCCCAAttctctctcctctgcttcctgCCCTCCAGATCTGGAGTctctccaccccagcccccagaagCCTCAGGTGGGGGGCATCACCTGATCGCCCACAGTCAGCACAGGAGATGAGGTCCTCAGGACACCCCGTCTTCTTGGAGCCCCCCAGGCAGAAGTCGCAGTAGCCGTTGGGGATGACAGTGCCGTCAGGCGCCTTCTTGGCTGAAAGACAGCAGGCAGGGGTTGGCAGGGGCAGGAAGGGACCCTCAGTCCAAGGCTGCTACAGAAGTAGGGGCAGAGGGAGGCGTCCCTACCTGTGTGTTTCCTCTGTGACTCAGGGACCCAGGCCAATTCTTTGTAAAACTCTGGGGGTAGGGGGACAGAGAGAGGGGCTCTCACCACAGGCAAGGCTCCACCCTGCCCACGGCCTCGGCCCCAGGGGTGGACCCCTTGTCCAGGCATGGAGGAGGTGAGGAGAGGGAGCCGCTACCCTAAGCTGCATCCAGCAGCAAAAGAGAGTTGCAGGGAGCCCAGGTAATTCTCATCAGGACCTTGCAACTCTCTGAAAACGACTGACAGGTCCTCTTTATTAGGTAAAAACTTGGCAGGTACAAGCCCCCTGCTTCCCCTGCCCGTACGCACTTCTGCCAGACAGCCACTCCCAACGAAGCCCcaactaaataaaaattaggTAGAGGCCACTGGCCACGATCTGGTATGGAAACAGACACTCAGAAGGAAAATTCTGAACACAGAGGTGCCTGGGTGTGTAGTAGGGGTGGGATGAAGAGACTGCTCTCTCCCACCGAGGAATGGGTGGGAGGATGGTTCCTCCACTGGCAGAGCCTCTCCCCAAGCCTTCCCCCATCCCTCAGCTGTCAAGGTTGGCACTGGATTGGCATGGGCGGATGCCAAGGGTTCCCAGGCCACGGCCCCTGCCCCTTGGCCGAAGCTCagcagagaagggaggaagggaggcagggagggagggagtcatCTATCACCCCCCTCCCCAAGCTCTAATTGAAACAATAAATCAGACCCAGAAATATTACGCCCGGCCGGGAGCGAGGGAGAGATGGTTGGTTGCCATGGCAACCCCAGAGCCAGCATCCCCAtggttggtggggggaggggaccgCTGAGCTGGAGATTTTCCAGAAATGTCTAAtgtgccccctccctcccaggctcCTTAGCCCCCACTCCCAGGGCCCCTCACCACCCCACGCCCTGCCCGCCTGCTCACGTTTATGGTTGTTTTTCCGGTGGAAGGGCAGGGCGTGGCGTTCGGCgttctcctccccctcctcctcagcCAGGTGGGTGTGGGTGTAGTGGTAGCTGAGCCCTGGCCGATTCTTATACCGTTTCCCACAGACTGGAGAGTGAGCAGGGAGGGCCGGTCAGCCCTCCAGCCCCTGCCGCCTCCACCCTGGCCTCCAGGATCACACCTCCCCCCTCTGCCAGGGTCCAGAACGGGAGGGAAGGGGGCCAGTTGGGGGCAAGGTCTCTGGgtcccactctctctctctctcttcccccctcTTCAGAAGGACTCACTATCACAGACATACGGCTTGTCTCGGTCCTCCAGGGAAGCGGTGTCCTGGCGTTTCCGGAGCCCCCCGATGCCGTATGCCTGAGGGGAAAGTCAGGAGTGAGGGGCcaagaaagggaagaaactaaAACAATTTTCACCATTTGGACTTGAAAGCCCAATcacagctctgccacttcctagctgtgaGTCTAGAGTAACTCTCTTGACCTCTCAGAggttccattttctcatctgtgccaCGTGTAGGAAGATAGCTCTAACCCCCTGTACAATCTCTGTTTTGCAAATGGCTTAATATGCCcaagtctcaatttcctcatctataaaatgggtataaaaATCCCCTACCCCTTCAAGCTGCTCTGAGAGTTAAATAAGGTAAAATTGGGGCAGGGTCTGAACACTGCATAAGCAATCAATGGAACCTGCCTTGAGGGGAAGGGTGATGGGGGGAGGTTTGGGAGTAATACCTTTCCTTTGGCCCTGTTCTTCCTCCTGGGCATGTCATCCTCTGGGTCTTCCACTTCAAGATCATGCGGAAACTCCAACAGTTGCTGTTTCTGGGCACCAGGAGAAGGGAGACTGGGGTCAAGAAACGGGGTATTGTTCTGCTTTGGGAGGTAGTTCTGGACACAGCAAAGATCAGGGGTGGCAGGGCAAGTTAGGAGGTCTTCCCAAAAAGAGATGAAGTGTGGAGGGATGGAGACAGGATGCTCAAAGGTCCTAGGGAATCAGGGGAGATTTCAGAGCAGGAGCAAGATGGGCCAGGACACAGGCCGGTTGAGAGGGCAGCCACAGCTCCTGGatgggtgggggctgggcagtcCTACCTGACAGTCCATAATGGTCTCCTCCTCCTTCAGCTCTATCTTCTTCTCCCCTGTCTCGGCACACAGGAGAGCCTCAAGGACTGGCCCCTCAGGGAGGCCACCCTCCTTCTTCAGTGGCGCTTCACAGTCTGGGGACAAGACCACGGTAGGTAGGAGGGGGGTCAGGTGAAGAACTTGTCCCTGGAGGACTCCTCAGACTGCCCAGGTTGGGGAATCATGCTCTTTTCTGGAggaaagaggctttcccacactcaACCAGCAACAGACTCAAATACTCAACCATCCATACCACCCTCATTACTTCCACACATCCTAAGGATGCCCAGACCCTGGAGAAGACACAGTCAGACCATCAGAGACCATTGGACATACTCAGGAGAAACATGGCCGGACCCTCCTATATAACTACATAATACAAGTAGGAGACCCCACCCAGACCCCCCACAACTGGAGAGAAGAGACATTCAAACAGGACACACATGGACATACACAAGGGAGATACAGACAGATCATCTGAGACAGCCAGAAACACAAGGGAAGAGGTACACCCAGACACTCAGATACACCTAGACTCACGGAGGAGACATAGCCAGACCCTTGGGCACACTCAGAGACACTCCAAAAGAGAACATTAGACCATCAGATAAACCCAGACCACATGGGGAAAACACAACCAAACCCTACCAAACACCTGAACATACTTAGGGGAGAGACACCAGAGAATCACTCAGATGGATACTCATACACACAGGTGATACAGACAGTCCCTCTGGGACAATCAGACACACCCAGGAAGACAGAGCCAGATGGACACGCCAGTACACCTGCCTGGACCCACACAGATCCTTGGTTATACCTGAGCCAGGGAAGAGAAACAGCCAGTGACTCTATCAGTGCTGGACACATTTGAGAAGTGATAAAGCCAGACACTCATGGCGCAGCAGACACGGGCAGAAACACACCTGACACTCCAAACAGACACTCAGGGACAAGACTCTCCCAGACATTCCAGAGCATCTGGCACTCAAAGGAAGAGAGACACTCAGGAACAGATAGACCAGACACACTTAAGAGGAAATAAGCCTGGAAACAcctgaaaagagacacagacaccaAGACACGCTGTACTGCAAATGGAAAAAGTTACAACCAGACACtgacacacccagacacacactcagacatCCACAGGAAAGAACAGGCAGATACTCTAATACATCCCAACTCACAAGGGAAGAGATATACAAGGATGGGATACACCTGGACACACAAAACAGATACCACGCTCTGTCCAGGAATACACCTGGGTCCAAGTAGAAGACGCAGTTCAAAATACTCAGGGAAAACTGGAGAGTGTCTGTACTACCCCCAGACACACACCAGCAGACGCAGCCCGTCACTCAGACGTGGGCCAGGAGGGAGATAAAGGCAGATGCTCAGACGCACAAGGGCATCAACACACTGATCAGCCAGTGGTGTGGGCACCCACAGGGGCCACCCCAGGCACAGGACGGAGCCCCACCTACCGATCTTGTACTCGCAGGGCCGGAGTCTGGGGTCTTCCAGGATGTTGAGCCTCCGTTTCTTTCTCCAACAGCGGGCCGGGTACGTATAGATCTGTCCGGGGGCCAAACCTGGAGTAAGAAGGGCGGTAAGAACGCGGCTGGGAAGCCGCCGCCCCGCCCCAACCCCGCCCTCCCGGCCGGTACCCGGGCCGCGGTGGGTCTTCTCCATCCAGATGTAGCAGTTGTTCTGGGCCACGCCGGTCTGCGAGTCGAGGAAGGGCAGGCGCAGGCTGCGCTCGGCGCACAGGCGCGCGTTGTAGCTGCGGCAGTGCTCGATGGCCTCGCGGTAGAAGTCCTCGCCTAGGCTGCGAGGGGCGGGTAAGCCGGCGGGCGGCTGTCAGCAAGGGCAGGAGCACCCGGTCGCccagcacccctcccccagcccacccGTCGGGAATGGGTGGGCCGACTCCTCCAACCTCACCTCTCCCCTCCGGTCGGGACCCAGGCGCCCCCAACCCGGGAATCAAGCGGGCCTCGAGCCAAGGAGTGGATACAATATAGGAACAGATAAAGATACACCAGGACACATCCATTCAGGCACATATCCAAATCCACAACACAAATGTATCACACATAGTCGCACAGGATTCACACACAAAGAGAGACATATCCCAAGACTCACaaagggagaaacagacacatCTCACATATGGGCACACACAAATATCTTCTGAAAAATACAGATCTCTCAAGTTCCATAGTGTAGAAACAAACAGATCACACACGTGTCCATGCacaaatatatatcacatatCCAAAGACACACAACATAAACAATCacccacacaaagacacacaacaTGTAAACAGATTACACACCACAGTCACTCACACTCACTCATGCATCCAAAGACACAGGTACACAATGTTAagagaaaaaatgttaaaacaaacTACCCGTTTAAGCACTTACACACATATCCAAATACACAACCCAAATCACACACAATTCAGATACACTATACAAAGAAATCACACAGATTCAcacaggatacacacacacagtcacaaagATACACAATAATTTAGAAACCAACATCTAAAATACCACATATTCAAATACACAAAGATACACATATACTCAATGTAGAAACAAATCCACCCATATTCACACAAAAATTTGCACATAAATACAGGAATGCCTACATATCCAAAGACACAGAACACAAATGAGGCACAGTTTCAaaggacatgcacacacactcaaagaCTCAAATATCCAAAGATACCTAGAGTAGAATAAAAGAAACCAAATACACATCCACACACatatccaaaaaaaataaaaaacaccagAATCCGAACAAGTGACACACACTCCATATCCCAAGACAAAGGTACTGTGAGCTTCACTCAAGTTTACCAAGGTCCCCGCGCCCCTAGTCCATTTCACCTTCTCCCCAACCCCGGGGGTCTCAGGGCGGGACATGACCCCCTTTTCCCGAAGAGGACTCGGAGTTCCGCACACTCTCCTCTCCTCCAAAAGCAGCGCGTCGGACACGGTTCTTGCCAGAGACCCACAGTCACACACACTCGCAACCCCGCGCAGCCCGGCCCACGGTGACAGCCCCCCAGACACCCCATCGGCCCCACCCCCagccgccacacacacacacgcccgcGCGATCCGCCCGCGCTCCCTCCCCCGCCTCCCGCCGGCCCGCAGCACCTCAGGGGGCCGGGGATGACCGTGGCCATCTTGCTCCCCGGGTCCTGCCCCCAGCAGGTCCCCGCCGGGCCGGTCCTCCCAGCGCTCGGGCGGGCGCTGAGGCCGCCCATCCATTCATTCCCGGGGGGCGGGAGCACCGGGGCCACAGCCAATCAGGGCGGCGGGGCGGGCCCGCCCGGGCCATGCTGGGAGTCGTAGTTCCCCGCCTGCGGCAGGCGGGACCCCAGCGGGAAGCCGGTCAGAGATGGGGCTCGAGGCACGCATAGCCACTCGCGCACGCTCACCCATGCACACCTCGGAGTCTCGCACATGGGTCTACACTCACGCATGCACACCTGggctcacacacacccacacacggcgacttacacacacattcacacatatacTCACAGCCTCCCACGCAGACTCACGCACACTCCCTCTCCCACACCTTCGCATAGACTCGCATACATTTGCACTCACACAAACACTTGAGTGCCAGGAGACTTAGAGACAACGTACAGATGCCCACGCAAACGTCCCGCCAACGCATGGCTCCCTGCCGCCGCCTCTCCCCCGAGtccctcctagctccagagcacCCTCTCGGTCCCCGGCCTCTGGTCACCGTCGGGGCTGTCTCTCTCACAGGGACCACGCCCGACTCAGCCCCTTCCCCGGCCTGACAGCAGCCGTGCCAGTTATGTGTGTGCTGTAGCCACCCTTCatgggttcaaattctgactctACCACTTGGTGGCCATGTAACCCTGGGCAAATAATCTTTCTGgga from the Capra hircus breed San Clemente chromosome 18, ASM170441v1, whole genome shotgun sequence genome contains:
- the DPF1 gene encoding zinc finger protein neuro-d4 isoform X3, giving the protein MNEIVARWAAERAAQAGLGPRAAAAAPRAGGGPAERAMATAIQNPLKSLGEDFYREAIEHCRSYNARLCAERSLRLPFLDSQTGVAQNNCYIWMEKTHRGPGLAPGQIYTYPARCWRKKRRLNILEDPRLRPCEYKIDCEAPLKKEGGLPEGPVLEALLCAETGEKKIELKEEETIMDCQKQQLLEFPHDLEVEDPEDDMPRRKNRAKGKAYGIGGLRKRQDTASLEDRDKPYVCDICGKRYKNRPGLSYHYTHTHLAEEEGEENAERHALPFHRKNNHKQFYKELAWVPESQRKHTAKKAPDGTVIPNGYCDFCLGGSKKTGCPEDLISCADCGRSGHPSCLQFTVNMTAAVRTYRWQCIECKSCSLCGTSENDDQLLFCDDCDRGYHMYCLSPPMAEPPEGSWSCHLCLRHLKEKASAYITLT
- the DPF1 gene encoding zinc finger protein neuro-d4 isoform X1, with translation MNEIVARWAAERAAQAGLGPRAAAAAPRAGGGPAERAMATAIQNPLKSLGEDFYREAIEHCRSYNARLCAERSLRLPFLDSQTGVAQNNCYIWMEKTHRGPGLAPGQIYTYPARCWRKKRRLNILEDPRLRPCEYKIDCEAPLKKEGGLPEGPVLEALLCAETGEKKIELKEEETIMDCQKQQLLEFPHDLEVEDPEDDMPRRKNRAKGKAYGIGGLRKRQDTASLEDRDKPYVCDICGKRYKNRPGLSYHYTHTHLAEEEGEENAERHALPFHRKNNHKQFYKELAWVPESQRKHTAKKAPDGTVIPNGYCDFCLGGSKKTGCPEDLISCADCGRSGHPSCLQFTVNMTAAVRTYRWQCIECKSCSLCGTSENDGASWAGLTPQDQLLFCDDCDRGYHMYCLSPPMAEPPEGSWSCHLCLRHLKEKASAYITLT
- the DPF1 gene encoding zinc finger protein neuro-d4 isoform X6 — encoded protein: MGGLSARPSAGRTGPAGTCWGQDPGSKMATVIPGPLSLGEDFYREAIEHCRSYNARLCAERSLRLPFLDSQTGVAQNNCYIWMEKTHRGPGLAPGQIYTYPARCWRKKRRLNILEDPRLRPCEYKIDCEAPLKKEGGLPEGPVLEALLCAETGEKKIELKEEETIMDCQKQQLLEFPHDLEVEDPEDDMPRRKNRAKGKAYGIGGLRKRQDTASLEDRDKPYVCDICGKRYKNRPGLSYHYTHTHLAEEEGEENAERHALPFHRKNNHKQFYKELAWVPESQRKHTAKKAPDGTVIPNGYCDFCLGGSKKTGCPEDLISCADCGRSGHPSCLQFTVNMTAAVRTYRWQCIECKSCSLCGTSENDDQLLFCDDCDRGYHMYCLSPPMAEPPEGSWSCHLCLRHLKEKASAYITLT
- the DPF1 gene encoding zinc finger protein neuro-d4 isoform X5: MNEIVARWAAERAAQAGLGPRAAAAAPRAGGGPAERAMATAIQNPLKSLGEDFYREAIEHCRSYNARLCAERSLRLPFLDSQTGVAQNNCYIWMEKTHRGPGLAPGQIYTYPARCWRKKRRLNILEDPRLRPCEYKIDCEAPLKKEGGLPEGPVLEALLCAETGEKKIELKEEETIMDCQKQQLLEFPHDLEVEDPEDDMPRRKNRAKGKAYGIGGLRKRQDTASLEDRDKPYVCDICGKRYKNRPGLSYHYTHTHLAEEEGEENAERHALPFHRKNNHKPKKAPDGTVIPNGYCDFCLGGSKKTGCPEDLISCADCGRSGHPSCLQFTVNMTAAVRTYRWQCIECKSCSLCGTSENDGASWAGLTPQDQLLFCDDCDRGYHMYCLSPPMAEPPEGSWSCHLCLRHLKEKASAYITLT
- the DPF1 gene encoding zinc finger protein neuro-d4 isoform X4, yielding MGGLSARPSAGRTGPAGTCWGQDPGSKMATVIPGPLSLGEDFYREAIEHCRSYNARLCAERSLRLPFLDSQTGVAQNNCYIWMEKTHRGPGLAPGQIYTYPARCWRKKRRLNILEDPRLRPCEYKIDCEAPLKKEGGLPEGPVLEALLCAETGEKKIELKEEETIMDCQKQQLLEFPHDLEVEDPEDDMPRRKNRAKGKAYGIGGLRKRQDTASLEDRDKPYVCDICGKRYKNRPGLSYHYTHTHLAEEEGEENAERHALPFHRKNNHKQFYKELAWVPESQRKHTAKKAPDGTVIPNGYCDFCLGGSKKTGCPEDLISCADCGRSGHPSCLQFTVNMTAAVRTYRWQCIECKSCSLCGTSENDGASWAGLTPQDQLLFCDDCDRGYHMYCLSPPMAEPPEGSWSCHLCLRHLKEKASAYITLT
- the DPF1 gene encoding zinc finger protein neuro-d4 isoform X2, whose product is MCLNGCVLVYLYLFLYCIHSLARGPLDSRVGGAWVPTGGESLGEDFYREAIEHCRSYNARLCAERSLRLPFLDSQTGVAQNNCYIWMEKTHRGPGLAPGQIYTYPARCWRKKRRLNILEDPRLRPCEYKIDCEAPLKKEGGLPEGPVLEALLCAETGEKKIELKEEETIMDCQKQQLLEFPHDLEVEDPEDDMPRRKNRAKGKAYGIGGLRKRQDTASLEDRDKPYVCDICGKRYKNRPGLSYHYTHTHLAEEEGEENAERHALPFHRKNNHKQFYKELAWVPESQRKHTAKKAPDGTVIPNGYCDFCLGGSKKTGCPEDLISCADCGRSGHPSCLQFTVNMTAAVRTYRWQCIECKSCSLCGTSENDGASWAGLTPQDQLLFCDDCDRGYHMYCLSPPMAEPPEGSWSCHLCLRHLKEKASAYITLT
- the DPF1 gene encoding zinc finger protein neuro-d4 isoform X7, with protein sequence MNEIVARWAAERAAQAGLGPRAAAAAPRAGGGPAERAMATAIQNPLKSLGEDFYREAIEHCRSYNARLCAERSLRLPFLDSQTGVAQNNCYIWMEKTHRGPGLAPGQIYTYPARCWRKKRRLNILEDPRLRPCEYKIDCEAPLKKEGGLPEGPVLEALLCAETGEKKIELKEEETIMDCQKQQLLEFPHDLEVEDPEDDMPRRKNRAKGKAYGIGGLRKRQDTASLEDRDKPYVCDICGKRYKNRPGLSYHYTHTHLAEEEGEENAERHALPFHRKNNHKPKKAPDGTVIPNGYCDFCLGGSKKTGCPEDLISCADCGRSGHPSCLQFTVNMTAAVRTYRWQCIECKSCSLCGTSENDDQLLFCDDCDRGYHMYCLSPPMAEPPEGSWSCHLCLRHLKEKASAYITLT
- the DPF1 gene encoding zinc finger protein neuro-d4 isoform X8 — translated: MNEIVARWAAERAAQAGLGPRAAAAAPRAGGGPAERAMATAIQNPLKSLGEDFYREAIEHCRSYNARLCAERSLRLPFLDSQTGVAQNNCYIWMEKTHRGPGLAPGQIYTYPARCWRKKRRLNILEDPRLRPCEYKIDCEAPLKKEGGLPEGPVLEALLCAETGEKKIELKEEETIMDCQKQQLLEFPHDLEVEDPEDDMPRRKNRAKGKAYGIGGLRKRQDTASLEDRDKPYVCDICGKRYKNRPGLSYHYTHTHLAEEEGEENAERHALPFHRKNNHKQFYKELAWVPESQRKHTAKKAPDGTVIPNGYCDFCLGGSKKTGCPEDLISCADCGRSGHPSCLQFTVNMTAAVRTYRWQCIECKSCSLCGTSENDWPLIEPGT